In Deinococcus maricopensis DSM 21211, one genomic interval encodes:
- a CDS encoding ABC transporter ATP-binding protein — protein sequence MDNAIETHELRKTYRGVNVVDGLNLTVRRGEAFGFLGPNGAGKSTTVKMLLGLVRPSGGDVRVLGGHPGARAVRAQLGFLPEQFRFQTWMTAEEFLTFHARLAGLSAHDARARIPGALERVGLAGRARQTLGSFSKGMLQRAGLAQALIHQPALVFLDEPTSALDPIGRVEVREIITALKQDGTSVFLNSHLLSEVEAVCDRVAFVNRGRVLRAGTLRELLGEGTAFVVRARPLTPALHRALEALGTVTPAVNDPDTLHVTLHDPAFAARVAPAVLSAHAELLALVPQQPDLESIFLNLIGRSGSAA from the coding sequence GTGGACAACGCCATAGAGACGCACGAGCTGCGCAAAACGTACCGGGGCGTGAACGTCGTGGACGGCCTGAACCTCACGGTCCGGCGCGGCGAGGCCTTCGGGTTCCTCGGCCCGAACGGCGCCGGCAAAAGCACCACCGTGAAAATGCTGCTCGGCCTCGTGCGCCCCTCGGGCGGCGACGTGCGCGTCCTCGGCGGGCACCCTGGCGCCCGCGCCGTGCGCGCGCAACTGGGCTTCCTGCCCGAGCAGTTCCGCTTCCAGACGTGGATGACCGCCGAGGAGTTCCTGACCTTCCACGCGCGCCTCGCGGGTCTGAGTGCCCACGACGCGCGCGCCCGCATTCCCGGCGCGCTCGAACGCGTCGGCCTCGCGGGCCGCGCCCGCCAGACGCTCGGCAGCTTCAGCAAAGGCATGCTGCAACGCGCGGGGCTCGCGCAGGCGCTCATTCACCAGCCCGCGCTGGTGTTCCTCGACGAACCCACCAGCGCCCTCGACCCCATCGGCCGCGTCGAGGTCCGCGAGATCATCACCGCCCTCAAGCAGGACGGCACCAGCGTGTTCCTGAACTCCCACCTGCTCAGCGAGGTCGAAGCCGTCTGCGACCGCGTCGCGTTCGTGAACCGCGGCCGCGTCCTGCGGGCCGGCACGCTCCGCGAACTCCTCGGTGAAGGCACCGCCTTCGTCGTGCGCGCGCGCCCCCTCACGCCCGCGCTGCACCGCGCCCTGGAAGCGCTCGGCACCGTCACGCCCGCCGTGAACGACCCGGACACCCTGCACGTCACCCTGCACGACCCGGCGTTCGCGGCGCGCGTCGCGCCCGCCGTGCTGAGCGCCCACGCGGAACTGCTCGCCCTGGTCCCACAGCAACCGGACCTGGAAAGCATCTTCCTGAACCTCATCGGCCGCTCCGGGAGCGCCGCGTGA
- a CDS encoding MFS transporter, with translation MTAGPLRRARDWQQQTFRALRHPHYRRYWISQLVSLIGSWMQSTAQSYLVLELTNQSSSALGWVTVAQFTPSLLLSLFAGAIIDRVPRRRVLLATQITLLGTALALAITTHLGVITYPLVLVIAFISGMANAFDMPARQSMVVDFVPRADVPNAVALNSLSFNVSRTLGQAVFGAVAALGVGLLAGGNENSVTRLAFPFYLNVVSFLYVLYVLATLPFPARERGPRPSVILDIAEGLRYVRATPAIVTTLLLVGTLSLTIINFNVLIPYFARVVYGVREAGFGALNAAFGVGAMIGALWQASKPNPARNLRVGAVLLIVSSTALALTPTALIAAPVLAACGFSMLTLLISANSTVQLTIPDHLRGRVMSVYSFVLVGMGPPGALLVSRLIDKTGPFGPRVGLGVIIALGALCVLALWRRLPTHVTKPAANPAD, from the coding sequence ATGACCGCCGGCCCCCTCCGCCGCGCGCGCGACTGGCAGCAACAGACGTTCCGCGCCCTCAGGCACCCCCACTATCGGCGCTACTGGATCTCGCAGCTCGTGAGCCTCATCGGCTCGTGGATGCAGTCCACCGCCCAGTCCTACCTCGTTCTGGAACTCACGAACCAGTCCAGCAGCGCCCTCGGCTGGGTCACGGTCGCGCAGTTCACGCCCAGCCTGCTGCTCAGCCTGTTCGCGGGCGCCATCATCGACCGCGTTCCACGCCGCCGCGTGCTGCTCGCCACGCAGATCACGCTGCTCGGCACCGCCCTCGCGCTCGCCATCACCACGCACCTGGGCGTCATCACGTACCCGCTGGTGCTGGTCATCGCGTTCATCAGCGGCATGGCGAACGCCTTCGACATGCCCGCGCGGCAGAGCATGGTCGTGGACTTCGTGCCGCGCGCGGACGTCCCTAACGCCGTCGCGCTCAACAGCCTGTCGTTCAACGTGAGCCGCACGCTCGGGCAGGCCGTGTTCGGCGCGGTCGCGGCGCTCGGCGTGGGCCTGCTCGCGGGTGGCAACGAGAACAGCGTCACGCGCCTCGCGTTCCCGTTCTACCTGAACGTCGTGTCGTTCCTGTACGTCCTGTACGTGCTCGCCACCCTCCCCTTCCCCGCACGGGAACGCGGGCCGCGCCCGAGCGTGATCCTCGACATCGCCGAGGGGCTGCGGTACGTGCGCGCCACGCCCGCCATCGTGACGACGCTGCTGCTGGTCGGGACGCTCAGCCTGACCATCATCAACTTCAACGTGCTGATCCCGTACTTCGCGCGGGTGGTGTACGGCGTGCGCGAGGCCGGGTTCGGCGCGCTGAACGCGGCGTTCGGCGTGGGCGCCATGATCGGCGCGTTGTGGCAGGCCAGCAAACCCAACCCCGCCCGGAACCTGCGCGTCGGCGCGGTGCTGCTGATCGTGAGCAGCACCGCGCTCGCCCTGACGCCCACCGCCCTCATCGCCGCGCCGGTCCTCGCGGCGTGCGGGTTCAGCATGCTGACGCTCCTGATCAGCGCGAACAGCACCGTGCAGCTCACGATTCCTGACCACCTGCGCGGCCGCGTGATGAGCGTGTACTCGTTCGTGCTGGTCGGCATGGGCCCTCCGGGCGCGCTGCTGGTGAGCCGCTTGATCGACAAGACCGGGCCGTTCGGGCCGCGCGTGGGCCTGGGCGTCATCATCGCGCTGGGGGCGCTGTGCGTGCTGGCGCTGTGGCGGCGCCTGCCCACGCACGTCACGAAGCCCGCCGCGAACCCGGCTGACTGA
- a CDS encoding ABC transporter permease: MRGALLVAGLTLREALRKRLVVALLILTAIFIGFYLYGVFRLESTLLARAAELGLDRAPRAAQRSYAFMTLLGMYLVNFLASLMAVLSAVGSVSGDIESGVMQSIAYRPVPREQYVLGRWLGFALINAGYVVLLSVGLLFGTHLITGFLPPDPVPAVALMVLSTLLLLTLTVLGSSVFTTLASGIGVFLLYGIGWTGGFLKTLGVATDAPTLTRLGHVASVLMPADDLWKGASNYLLTEEIRQVLNLSGGFIPFFGTQPPSVGTLLWTAAYMLLALVLACLAFRRRDL; this comes from the coding sequence GTGAGGGGCGCCCTGCTGGTGGCAGGCCTCACGCTCCGCGAAGCCCTGCGGAAACGCCTCGTGGTGGCCCTGCTGATCCTCACGGCCATCTTCATCGGCTTCTACCTGTACGGCGTGTTCAGGCTCGAAAGCACCCTGCTGGCACGCGCCGCCGAACTGGGCCTGGACCGCGCGCCCCGCGCGGCACAACGCTCGTACGCCTTCATGACGCTGCTCGGCATGTACCTCGTCAACTTCCTGGCATCCCTGATGGCCGTCCTGAGCGCCGTCGGCAGCGTCAGCGGCGACATCGAGAGCGGCGTCATGCAGTCCATCGCGTACCGCCCCGTGCCGCGCGAGCAGTACGTCCTCGGGCGCTGGCTGGGCTTCGCGCTCATCAACGCCGGGTACGTGGTGCTGCTCAGTGTCGGCCTGCTGTTCGGCACGCACCTCATCACCGGTTTCCTGCCGCCTGACCCGGTGCCCGCCGTCGCCCTGATGGTCCTCAGCACCCTGCTGCTCCTGACCCTCACGGTCCTCGGCAGCAGCGTCTTCACGACGCTCGCCAGCGGCATCGGCGTCTTCCTGCTGTACGGCATCGGCTGGACCGGCGGGTTCCTCAAGACGCTCGGCGTCGCCACCGACGCCCCCACCCTCACCCGGCTCGGGCACGTCGCGTCCGTCCTGATGCCCGCCGACGACCTGTGGAAGGGCGCCAGCAACTACCTGCTCACCGAAGAGATCCGTCAGGTCCTCAACCTGTCCGGCGGGTTCATTCCGTTCTTCGGCACGCAGCCGCCCAGCGTCGGCACGCTGCTGTGGACGGCCGCGTACATGCTGTTGGCCCTCGTGCTCGCCTGTCTCGCCTTCCGCCGGCGCGACCTGTAA
- the hflX gene encoding GTPase HflX translates to MKQLSNLYRRRIEPGRVGSPELARNLSELSHDIRREISVLIDRRGRVVSVSVADAKGAELPSVRMGETRLAGFHLLHTHPKGGPLSKGDLTTLFMKRLDAVAAVEVKGDGLPGNVHVAHLTPPGSTGEEEDWRVYPPVSPYDIDELDLGAQVSALEEEIARASTLREAKKDRERAILVQIDSGQFDAEERLAELAELARTAGADVAYKELVYRRHLKPGTLVGAGKLEELTSKAYHLDADVLVFGQELNPAQAREIEAATGLKVIDRTQLILDIFALHAQGVESRLQVELAQLRYMKPRLLGQGTQLSRIGGSAGSAAGGAIGTRGPGETKLELDRRRINDRIAFLEAQLREVATRRGERRKRRERNAIPVISIVGYTNAGKSTLLNAFTHAAEEPRRVLAENKLFATLRPTSRQGFLPGVGPVVFTDTVGFIRDLPTDLTRAFRSTLEEIGDADVLLHVVDAATPGADTRHDAVTRILQELEVADLPTVVALNKADAADPDLLAREMERLHGLPVSAARETGLDALKARLAEVVADVDAQRVNDEHTREANLTAERQAYGL, encoded by the coding sequence GTGAAACAACTCAGCAACCTGTACCGCCGCCGCATCGAGCCGGGGCGCGTCGGAAGCCCGGAACTCGCGCGGAACCTGTCGGAACTGTCGCACGACATTCGCCGTGAAATCAGCGTCCTGATCGACCGGCGCGGACGCGTCGTGAGTGTCAGCGTCGCCGACGCCAAAGGCGCCGAGCTCCCCAGCGTCCGCATGGGCGAAACGCGCCTCGCCGGCTTCCACCTGCTGCACACGCACCCCAAGGGCGGGCCGCTCAGCAAAGGCGACCTGACCACGCTGTTCATGAAACGCCTCGACGCGGTCGCCGCCGTGGAAGTCAAAGGTGACGGCCTGCCCGGGAACGTGCACGTCGCGCACCTCACCCCGCCCGGCAGCACCGGCGAGGAAGAGGACTGGCGCGTGTACCCGCCCGTCAGCCCGTACGACATCGACGAACTCGACCTCGGCGCGCAGGTCAGCGCCCTTGAAGAGGAAATCGCGCGCGCCTCGACCCTGCGCGAAGCGAAGAAGGACCGCGAGCGCGCCATCCTGGTGCAGATCGACAGCGGCCAGTTCGACGCGGAAGAGCGCCTCGCGGAACTCGCGGAACTCGCCCGCACCGCCGGCGCGGACGTGGCGTACAAGGAACTGGTGTACCGCCGTCACCTGAAGCCCGGCACGCTCGTCGGTGCCGGCAAGCTCGAGGAACTGACCAGCAAGGCGTACCACCTCGACGCGGACGTCCTGGTGTTCGGTCAGGAGCTCAACCCGGCGCAGGCGCGCGAGATTGAGGCCGCCACCGGCCTGAAGGTCATCGACCGCACGCAATTGATCCTCGACATCTTCGCACTGCACGCGCAGGGCGTGGAGTCCCGCCTGCAGGTGGAACTCGCGCAGCTGCGGTACATGAAGCCGCGCCTGCTCGGGCAGGGCACGCAGCTGTCGCGCATCGGGGGCAGCGCAGGCAGCGCCGCCGGCGGCGCCATCGGCACGCGCGGGCCCGGCGAGACGAAACTGGAGCTGGACCGCCGACGCATCAACGACCGCATCGCGTTCCTCGAAGCGCAGCTGCGCGAGGTCGCCACCCGCCGCGGCGAGCGCCGCAAGCGCCGCGAACGCAACGCCATTCCGGTCATCAGCATCGTCGGGTACACGAACGCCGGGAAGAGCACCCTGCTCAACGCGTTCACGCACGCCGCCGAGGAGCCGCGCCGCGTGCTCGCGGAGAACAAGCTGTTCGCGACGCTGCGCCCCACCAGCCGTCAGGGCTTCCTGCCGGGCGTCGGCCCGGTGGTGTTCACGGACACGGTGGGGTTCATCCGGGACCTCCCGACGGACCTCACGCGCGCGTTCCGCAGCACCCTGGAGGAAATCGGCGACGCGGACGTGCTGCTGCACGTCGTGGACGCCGCCACGCCCGGCGCGGACACCCGCCACGACGCGGTCACGCGCATCCTGCAGGAACTGGAGGTCGCGGACCTGCCGACAGTGGTGGCGCTGAATAAAGCGGACGCCGCCGACCCGGACCTGCTGGCGCGCGAAATGGAGCGCCTGCACGGCCTGCCGGTCAGCGCTGCGCGCGAGACGGGCCTGGACGCCCTGAAGGCGCGCCTCGCCGAGGTCGTCGCCGACGTGGACGCGCAGCGCGTGAACGACGAGCACACGCGGGAGGCGAACCTCACCGCCGAGCGTCAGGCGTACGGCTTGTAA
- a CDS encoding [LysW]-lysine hydrolase produces MTEHEGTAAALRDARALIAGAVGVPSVSGEEAAVAAYLADWMRAHDFTAHVDEAGNAVGERGRGPLTVVLLGHIDTVPGDIPVRVDEAGVLHGRGSVDAKGSFCTFVAAVAALGEDALHRARFVCVGATEEEAPSSRGARHAVTQYAPDAVFIGEPSGWAGITLGYKGRLVVKASVEKDNFHSAGDGTSAADDLAEYWFRARAWAATAGGSSPFEAVQATVQALSSDADGLTQRAHATIGLRLPVGLTPQDAEAHLRDLAGDLPVTLVFVGHEVAVRHDRDSRVARALRVAIRAHGGTPVFKVKTGTSDMNVVAPHWAAPTVAYGPGDSKLDHTPEERLDLAEYDRAVLVLRDALTRLVAD; encoded by the coding sequence ATGACCGAACACGAGGGCACCGCCGCGGCGCTCCGGGACGCGCGCGCGCTCATCGCAGGGGCGGTCGGCGTTCCCAGCGTGTCCGGCGAGGAGGCCGCCGTCGCGGCGTACCTCGCGGACTGGATGCGCGCGCACGACTTCACCGCGCACGTCGATGAAGCCGGGAACGCCGTCGGGGAGCGCGGGCGCGGCCCGTTGACGGTCGTGCTGCTCGGCCACATCGACACGGTGCCCGGCGACATTCCCGTCCGGGTGGATGAGGCGGGCGTCCTGCACGGGCGCGGCAGCGTCGACGCGAAAGGCAGCTTCTGCACGTTCGTTGCGGCCGTCGCGGCGCTCGGTGAGGACGCCCTTCACCGCGCGCGCTTCGTGTGCGTGGGCGCAACCGAGGAGGAAGCGCCCAGCAGCCGGGGCGCGCGGCACGCCGTCACGCAGTACGCGCCGGACGCCGTGTTCATCGGCGAGCCGAGCGGCTGGGCCGGCATCACGCTCGGGTACAAGGGTCGCCTCGTCGTGAAGGCCAGCGTGGAGAAGGACAACTTCCACTCCGCCGGGGACGGCACGAGTGCCGCCGACGACCTCGCGGAGTACTGGTTCCGCGCCCGCGCGTGGGCGGCCACCGCCGGAGGCAGCAGCCCGTTCGAGGCGGTGCAGGCGACCGTGCAGGCCCTGTCGTCGGACGCGGACGGCCTCACGCAGCGCGCGCACGCCACCATCGGCCTGCGCCTGCCTGTGGGCCTCACGCCGCAGGACGCCGAGGCCCACCTGCGCGACCTCGCCGGGGACCTGCCGGTGACGCTGGTGTTCGTGGGGCACGAGGTGGCCGTGCGGCACGACCGGGACAGCCGCGTGGCGCGCGCCCTGCGCGTCGCCATTCGCGCGCACGGGGGCACGCCGGTGTTCAAGGTGAAGACCGGCACCAGCGACATGAACGTCGTCGCGCCGCACTGGGCCGCTCCGACGGTCGCGTACGGTCCGGGCGACAGCAAGCTCGACCACACGCCCGAAGAGCGCCTGGACCTCGCGGAGTACGACCGTGCGGTCCTGGTGCTGCGCGACGCCCTCACGCGCCTCGTTGCCGACTGA
- a CDS encoding SLC13 family permease, whose translation MTLSIAVVLALFVAALILFATEIIAIDVTALLLLGALLLTGLLTPKEAFAPFGSDTVLTLAGLFILTRALLRTGVIERLGATLAARTQNATGMTRGVLMTVAGVSAFTSNTATTAVFLPVVLGLARRAGLAPSRVLMPLAYASILGGTITIIGTSTNLVVSGAVTHYGLRPLGFFELAWVGVPVAALGLLYLFFVAPRLIPERDAALDATYGVRAYLADLTIQDGSPLDGQTLRESGLGRDHGLTVLAVQRAGATLHSPAPDDVLRAGDTLVVEGQTERLLSGKTQLGVVSRPEQKLLASLEDPTDRDAVRLVEVVVMPRSPLIGRTLREAQFRARYGLSVLGVHRRTRLSPEGTARTRLQVGDVLLVQGPTRRVEALGDHLTVLGDLTSQQRDTRRAPLAVTLFLGAVLLGATGVLPLGVAVVVGAALAFALRVVPPEEGYASIEWPVLVLVACMLAFGAAFESSGAAKLLTSGLADVVRPLGPHVLLGVFYLITVILTQPMSNQAAALVMLPLGIGVARALDLNPMPFVIGITVAASNSFITPLEPSCMLVYGPGRYKFIDFVRVGSGLTLLGMIVSLIIIPWRWPF comes from the coding sequence ATGACCCTGTCCATCGCCGTGGTGCTGGCCCTGTTCGTGGCGGCGCTGATCCTGTTCGCCACTGAAATCATCGCCATTGACGTGACGGCCCTGCTGCTGCTCGGCGCGCTGCTCCTCACCGGCCTGCTGACCCCCAAGGAGGCGTTCGCGCCGTTCGGAAGCGACACGGTCCTCACGCTCGCCGGGCTGTTCATCCTGACGCGCGCACTGCTGCGCACGGGCGTCATCGAGCGGCTCGGCGCGACGCTCGCCGCGCGCACCCAGAACGCCACCGGCATGACCCGCGGCGTCCTCATGACGGTCGCGGGCGTCAGCGCCTTCACCAGCAACACCGCCACCACCGCCGTGTTCCTCCCGGTGGTGCTGGGCCTCGCGCGCCGCGCGGGCCTCGCGCCGAGCCGCGTGCTGATGCCGCTCGCGTACGCCAGCATCCTGGGCGGCACCATCACCATCATCGGTACCAGCACGAACCTCGTCGTGAGCGGCGCCGTCACCCATTACGGCCTGCGGCCCCTGGGATTCTTCGAGCTGGCGTGGGTGGGCGTGCCCGTGGCCGCGCTGGGCCTGCTGTACCTGTTCTTCGTCGCGCCGCGCCTGATCCCCGAACGGGACGCCGCCCTCGACGCCACGTACGGTGTGCGCGCGTACCTCGCGGACCTCACCATTCAGGACGGCTCCCCGCTGGACGGGCAGACGCTGCGCGAAAGCGGCCTGGGCCGCGACCACGGCCTCACGGTCCTCGCGGTGCAGCGCGCCGGCGCCACCCTGCACTCGCCTGCCCCGGACGACGTTCTGCGCGCGGGCGACACCCTGGTTGTCGAGGGGCAGACGGAGCGGCTGCTGAGCGGCAAGACGCAACTCGGCGTCGTGAGCCGCCCGGAGCAGAAACTGCTCGCCAGCCTGGAGGACCCCACGGACCGTGACGCCGTACGGCTGGTGGAGGTCGTCGTGATGCCCCGCTCGCCGCTGATCGGGCGGACGCTGCGCGAGGCGCAGTTCCGCGCGCGTTACGGCCTGAGCGTGCTGGGCGTGCACCGCCGCACGCGCCTCAGCCCGGAAGGCACGGCGCGCACGCGCCTGCAGGTCGGCGACGTGCTGCTCGTGCAGGGGCCCACGCGGCGTGTGGAAGCGCTCGGCGATCACTTGACGGTCCTCGGGGACCTCACGTCCCAGCAGCGTGACACGCGTCGTGCGCCGCTGGCGGTCACGTTGTTCCTCGGCGCGGTCCTGCTCGGCGCGACCGGGGTGCTCCCGCTGGGCGTGGCGGTGGTGGTCGGCGCGGCCCTCGCGTTCGCGCTGCGCGTCGTGCCGCCCGAGGAGGGCTACGCGAGCATCGAGTGGCCGGTGCTGGTGCTGGTGGCGTGCATGCTCGCGTTCGGCGCGGCGTTCGAGAGCAGCGGCGCCGCGAAGCTGCTCACGAGCGGCCTCGCGGACGTCGTGCGGCCGCTCGGCCCGCACGTGCTGCTCGGCGTGTTCTACCTGATCACCGTGATCCTCACGCAGCCGATGTCGAACCAGGCGGCGGCGCTCGTGATGCTCCCCCTCGGCATTGGCGTGGCCCGCGCGCTCGACCTGAACCCCATGCCGTTCGTCATCGGCATCACCGTCGCGGCGAGCAACTCGTTCATCACGCCGCTCGAGCCGTCGTGCATGCTCGTGTACGGCCCCGGGCGGTACAAGTTCATTGATTTCGTGCGGGTCGGTTCGGGCCTCACGCTGCTCGGCATGATCGTCAGCCTGATCATCATCCCGTGGCGCTGGCCCTTTTGA
- a CDS encoding aldo/keto reductase family protein, producing the protein MEYRNLGKSGLKVSEIALGGWVTFGHSVNDDQMVRDIVLKAYEHGVNFFDQADVYARGKSEELMGAVLRELPRHTLVISSKVYWPMSDDVNDRGLSRKHILESIDKSLQRLGTDYLDIYFAHRYDDNVPMEEIVMAFDHVVRSGKAMYWGTSEWPAARIAQAVEFAKANGLYGPVTEQPQYSMLYRDRVEKEILPYTEKAGVGLVVWSPLAMGMLTGKYDDGMPEGARLSDNENWAKQFVNETNRQKVRALKPIADDLGLTRAQLALAWALRQPGVSSVITGATKVQQIEDTAKAAGAKLTPEITARIDEILKGE; encoded by the coding sequence ATGGAATACCGCAACCTCGGCAAAAGCGGCTTGAAAGTCAGCGAAATCGCTCTCGGCGGCTGGGTCACCTTCGGCCACAGCGTCAACGACGACCAGATGGTCCGCGACATCGTCCTCAAGGCCTACGAGCATGGCGTGAACTTCTTCGACCAGGCCGACGTGTACGCCCGCGGCAAGAGCGAAGAGCTCATGGGCGCCGTCCTCCGCGAACTCCCCCGCCACACCCTGGTCATCAGCAGCAAGGTGTACTGGCCGATGAGCGACGACGTGAACGACCGCGGCCTCAGCCGCAAGCACATCCTCGAAAGCATCGACAAGAGCCTGCAGCGCCTCGGCACCGACTACCTCGACATCTACTTCGCGCACCGCTACGACGACAACGTCCCCATGGAAGAAATCGTCATGGCGTTCGACCACGTCGTCCGCAGCGGCAAGGCCATGTACTGGGGCACCAGCGAGTGGCCCGCCGCGCGCATCGCGCAGGCCGTCGAGTTCGCCAAGGCGAACGGCCTGTACGGCCCCGTCACCGAACAGCCGCAGTACAGCATGCTGTACCGCGACCGCGTCGAGAAGGAAATCCTGCCGTACACCGAGAAGGCCGGCGTGGGCCTCGTCGTGTGGAGCCCGCTCGCCATGGGCATGCTCACCGGCAAGTACGACGACGGCATGCCCGAAGGCGCCCGCCTCAGCGACAACGAGAACTGGGCGAAGCAGTTCGTGAACGAAACGAACCGCCAGAAGGTCCGCGCGCTCAAGCCCATCGCGGACGACCTGGGCCTCACCCGCGCGCAGCTCGCGCTCGCGTGGGCGCTGCGCCAGCCGGGCGTCAGCAGCGTCATCACCGGCGCCACCAAAGTCCAGCAGATCGAGGACACCGCCAAGGCCGCCGGCGCGAAACTCACCCCGGAAATCACCGCGCGCATCGACGAAATCCTCAAAGGCGAGTAA